The Marinilabiliales bacterium sequence CAACCACCAGCCTGGCTTCATCACCTTTTATGCCGGTCATCTCCATGGCTTTTTCGAAGGCATTGAGGGTGATGCGGTTGCCCCTGTCGCCTATGGAGTGGGTTCGCGTTCCAAATCCCTTTTCAAGCATGAGTGCAACCCTGCGGGCATACTCATCCTCATCCTGTCCGAGCGCCCTCAGCGCACCCGTTTCGGAGGGCATGTCGTCATAGGGCTCGATCATGGCTGCGCCCCTTCCGCCAAGCGAGCCGTCAACAAACTCCTTGACCCACCTTACGGTGTAGTGGTCTTCATACAGCCCTGTTAGCGGACCGTCCATCTCCATTGCAGTTTCAAACAGTACGGCATCCATTATCCTGACCCTCAGGTAGCCCTCCTCATAAGCTTTTTTCCGCCTGCGGGTATCTTCAGGTGTTGTACCCGTGGCATCATGAACGGTTGTTATGCCATTGGCAAGCATGGCATCGCTGCCCAGTTTGTATGCTTCCATCATCTCCTGCTCTGTAAGCCGGGGCGGGGGAGGGATGTGCCTGTTGACCAGCGCCCCTGCGGCCGACACAAGCACGCCCGTGGCATTGCCGCCGGCATCGCGCACTATGGTGCCCGCATCGGGATCGGGTGTGGTACGTGTTATACCGGCTATCTCCAGGGCCCTGGTGTTGACAAAGGTGGCATGCCCGCAATAACGGCGGAGGCTGACGGGGTTATTGGGACTCGCACGGTCGAGAAGTCTGCGGTGTGCAGGCTCATCCCATATCGCGTCATTGTAGCCGCGTGCAACGATCCATTCACCGGGGGCAGCCCTTTCTGCTGCCATCCTGATCCGCTCCAGCATCTCGTCAACCGGCAGCCAGTAAACATCAAGAGGTGCAGTGAGGATGTTCACGCCTACGTAACCGAAGTGTATATGGCTCTCAGTAAGTCCGGGAAGCACCGTCTTCCCCTCAAGGTCCACTATGCGGGTGTCGTC is a genomic window containing:
- a CDS encoding amidohydrolase, whose product is MTNSCGPREYADTVFVNGIVYTMDEGSPTATAIAVKGNRFLMVGTDEAVMKHAGDDTRIVDLEGKTVLPGLTESHIHFGYVGVNILTAPLDVYWLPVDEMLERIRMAAERAAPGEWIVARGYNDAIWDEPAHRRLLDRASPNNPVSLRRYCGHATFVNTRALEIAGITRTTPDPDAGTIVRDAGGNATGVLVSAAGALVNRHIPPPPRLTEQEMMEAYKLGSDAMLANGITTVHDATGTTPEDTRRRKKAYEEGYLRVRIMDAVLFETAMEMDGPLTGLYEDHYTVRWVKEFVDGSLGGRGAAMIEPYDDMPSETGALRALGQDEDEYARRVALMLEKGFGTRTHSIGDRGNRITLNAFEKAMEMTGIKGDEARLVVEHAQVLHPDDIPRFGKSGIIASMQGVHATEDMVFVEERIGNERAKGSYAWRSILDNGGIISGGSDYGVSPYEPFFGMHAFVTRQDRQNNPPGGWLPEQKLTREEALKAYTVWPAFLEFSEHLKGRVKEGMLADFIVIDRDYFNIPAEEIHEIQVLRTVLGGETVFER